The Streptomyces cynarae genome contains a region encoding:
- a CDS encoding GMC oxidoreductase, which yields MTTNLTRRQILGVAALQTAAALGFTRINLHSAQAAEPDAVDSAPAIVIGSGYGGAVAALRLGQAGIRTLVLEMGRLWNNPGPDGTVFCSTSAPDGRSMWFRNRTEAPLATFLWLDVVNRDISPYPGVLDRVHFDAMSVYVGRGVGGGSLVNGGMAVTPVQSYFSEQFPTVDATEMYGTYFPRARSMLGVNTIDRAWFESTEWYRFARTSRKAAANTGLKTTFVPNVYDFAYMRREADGTATRSALAGEVIYGNNHGKRSLDKTYLASALGTGNVTINTLERVREIRRAADGTYVLTADRIDVTGAVVETKQYGCTYLFLAAGSIGTTELLLRAREKGTLPALDASVGTGWGTNGNVMLARANHVWDTVGADESTIPVMGIDDWANADNPVFAEIAPLPTGLEHWVSLYLAITKNPQRASFTYDPSTDGVKLGWSAAQSAVSVSMAKKLFDRINTANSTIYRYDLFGAGSKVFADDFTYHPLGGCVLGRATDDHGRVKGYSRLYVTDGSLVPGNLGVNPFLTITALAERTMARVLSEDTAP from the coding sequence ATGACAACAAACCTGACACGCCGTCAGATCTTGGGTGTCGCAGCCCTGCAAACGGCAGCCGCACTGGGGTTCACCCGCATCAACCTGCACTCGGCCCAAGCTGCAGAGCCCGACGCAGTCGACAGCGCCCCGGCGATAGTCATCGGCTCCGGCTACGGCGGCGCCGTAGCCGCCCTCCGCCTCGGCCAGGCCGGCATCCGCACCCTCGTCCTGGAGATGGGCCGCCTGTGGAACAACCCCGGCCCCGACGGCACGGTGTTCTGCTCCACCAGCGCCCCGGACGGCAGATCCATGTGGTTCCGCAACCGCACCGAGGCCCCGCTCGCCACCTTCCTCTGGCTGGACGTCGTCAACCGGGACATCAGCCCTTACCCCGGCGTCCTCGACCGCGTGCACTTCGACGCCATGTCCGTGTACGTGGGCCGCGGCGTCGGCGGCGGCTCCCTCGTCAACGGCGGCATGGCGGTCACACCCGTCCAGTCGTACTTCAGCGAGCAGTTCCCCACTGTCGACGCCACCGAGATGTACGGCACCTACTTCCCGCGCGCCCGGTCCATGCTCGGCGTCAACACGATCGACCGCGCCTGGTTCGAGTCGACCGAGTGGTACCGGTTCGCCCGCACCTCCCGGAAGGCCGCCGCGAACACGGGCCTGAAGACCACATTCGTGCCCAACGTCTACGACTTCGCCTACATGCGGCGCGAGGCGGACGGCACCGCCACCAGGTCCGCTCTCGCCGGCGAGGTCATCTACGGCAACAACCACGGCAAGCGCAGCCTCGACAAGACCTACCTCGCCTCCGCGCTCGGCACCGGCAACGTGACCATCAACACGCTGGAGCGGGTCAGGGAGATCCGAAGAGCCGCCGACGGCACCTACGTACTGACCGCCGACCGGATCGACGTGACCGGCGCGGTCGTCGAGACCAAGCAGTACGGGTGCACGTACCTCTTCCTCGCGGCGGGCAGTATCGGTACCACCGAACTTCTTCTCCGCGCGCGGGAGAAGGGCACCCTGCCCGCGCTCGACGCGAGCGTCGGCACCGGCTGGGGCACCAACGGCAACGTGATGCTCGCCCGTGCCAACCACGTCTGGGACACGGTGGGTGCCGACGAGTCCACCATCCCCGTGATGGGCATCGACGACTGGGCCAACGCCGACAATCCCGTCTTCGCCGAGATCGCCCCGCTGCCGACGGGGCTCGAGCACTGGGTCAGCCTCTATCTGGCGATCACCAAGAACCCTCAGCGGGCCTCGTTCACGTACGACCCCTCGACCGACGGCGTGAAACTCGGCTGGAGCGCCGCCCAGAGCGCCGTCTCCGTGAGCATGGCCAAGAAGCTCTTCGACCGGATCAACACCGCCAACTCGACCATCTACCGGTACGACCTCTTCGGCGCCGGCAGCAAGGTCTTCGCCGACGACTTCACGTACCACCCGCTCGGCGGCTGCGTGCTGGGCAGGGCGACCGACGACCACGGCCGGGTGAAGGGCTACTCGAGGCTGTACGTCACCGACGGCTCCCTGGTGCCGGGCAACCTCGGCGTCAACCCGTTCCTCACCATCACCGCGCTCGCGGAACGCACCATGGCGCGGGTCCTTTCCGAGGACACCGCGCCATGA